A stretch of the Capsicum annuum cultivar UCD-10X-F1 chromosome 10, UCD10Xv1.1, whole genome shotgun sequence genome encodes the following:
- the LOC107845744 gene encoding mechanosensitive ion channel protein 6-like, producing MDQLSSSLKKTLVPHGSYKKVSAAHDIENQPILARQSPEAPSASSSINSSSLTTRSSVDLNDRREVIVKIDGGERIIKGNERNMLWHETSYEFWTEDMNSGPHSNVVQRGKDMPNNDPPSRLIGQFLNKQRAVGSEMTLDMDMEMDELRDHPKPENDHRTAGSSPLNSPPDYKHNHSPTTSKELRVSFQAPSPPSKAVDIEPDQPYENDCSTDEEEGETSDATPDEQKYLSRRRTINVNSPQDDTNNRNNTYYTPKNGAGDNDQVLRCTSFQKRASVLGRAKTKSRLIDPSPEIPEKRSGKIGKSGQLRSGLLGRTSGMLKPPEEEDDDPLFDEDLPDEFKKGKVDCWTLLQWISLIVIVTALICTLIIPILKIKILRGLHLWKWLVLVLVLICGRLLSGWVIRLVVFCIERNFLLRKRVLYFVYGVRKPVQNCLWLGLVLIAWHAMFDQKVDTNNKFLGYINKLMICMLIGTMLWLVKTLMVKVLASSFHVSTFFDRIQESLFNQYVIETLSGPPLLEIHRSQEEEDRTLAEVWKIQNMAGAQLPPELRPPIAPRYSSKGASANGGQTPTPKPSRTVSIAISGISGPLSKNQDEPNQGISIDHLHKLNPKNISAWNMKRLIKIVRYGVISTLDEQIHDTKKEDDSSTQIRSEYEAKLAARKIFRNVAKPRSKFIYLKDLSCFLREEEALKTMNLVEGSPDREKISKASLKNWVVNAFRERRALALTLNDTKTAVNKLHQMVNVLVSIIILVICLVILGIATSKFLLFVSSQVVVVAFVFGNTCKTIFESIIFLFVTHPFDVGDRCEVDGVQMIVEEMNILTTIFLRFDNQKIIYPNSTLSTRPIGNYYRSPDMGDTVDFTVHIATPAEKIAAMKQRITSYIENRKDHWYPSPSVVLMNLEDLNRLKLSVWIRHRINHQDMGEKWLRRAQLVEEMVKIFKEFDIEYRLYPIDINVRGMPPITSNRVPSTWPTAGN from the exons ATGGATCAACTTTCTTCATCTCTCAAGAAAACATTAGTACCTCATGGTTCCTATAAGAAGGTCTCTGCTGCCCACGATATCGAAAACCAACCCATACTCGCTCGCCAAAGCCCCGAAGCCCCGTCTGCTTCCTCCTCCATCAACTCCTCCTCTTTGACGACAAGATCTTCCGTTGATCTTAATGACCGTCGCGAAGTCATTGTCAAGATCGACGGTGGAGAAAGAATCATCAAAGGAAACGAACGTAATATGCTATGGCATGAGACGAGTTATGAATTCTGGACAGAAGATATGAATAGTGGTCCCCACAGCAACGTTGTCCAGCGTGGCAAGGACATGCCTAATAATGATCCACCCTCTAGATTAATTGGACAGTTTTTGAATAAACAAAGAGCTGTTGGAAGTGAAATGACATTGGACATGGACATGGAAATGGACGAGCTGAGGGATCATCCAAAACCTGAAAATGATCATAGAACTGCTGGATCCAGTCCCCTAAATTCCCCCCCTGATTACAAACACAATCATAGTCCTACAACATCGAAAGAGCTTAGAGTTTCATTTCAGGCTCCGTCACCACCTAGTAAAGCGGTTGACATCGAGCCTGACCAACCTTATGAAAATGATTGTTCGACTGATGAAGAGGAGGGTGAAACTAGCGATGCAACACCCGATGAGCAAAAGTATCTTAGCCGGAGAAGGACCATAAACGTGAATAGTCCTCAAGATGATACTAATAACAGAAACAATACTTATTACACTCCTAAAAATGGTGCTGGTGATAATGATCAGGTGCTAAGGTGCACTTCGTTTCAAAAAAGAGCAAGCGTATTAGGTAGAGCAAAGACAAAATCAAGGCTAATTGACCCCTCGCCCGAGATACCTGAGAAGAGATCAGGAAAAATTGGAAAATCTGGTCAATTAAGATCTGGGTTGTTAGGAAGAACTTCCGGGATGCTAAAGCCACCAGAGGAGGAAGACGATGATCCATTATTTGATGAAGATCTTCCAGATGAATTTAAAAAGGGCAAAGTTGATTGCTGGACGCTGTTACAATGGATAAGTCTCATTGTaattgttacagcattaatctgCACACTTATTATCcctatattgaaaataaaaatactaagaGGACTTCATTTGTGGAAATGGTTAGTTTTGGTTCTTGTTTTAATATGTGGGAGATTGTTATCAGGATGGGTTATTCGGTTAGTTGTGTTCTGCATTGAGAGGAATTTTCTATTGCGGAAAAGGgtattatattttgtttatgGTGTTAGAAAGCCTGTTCAGAATTGTCTTTGGTTAGGCTTGGTTTTAATTGCTTGGCATGCTATGTTTGATCAGAAAGTTGATACGAATAATAAGTTCTTGGGGTACATCAATAAACTAATGATATGTATGCTAATTGGGACCATGTTATGGTTGGTGAAAACTCTCATGGTTAAAGTCCTTgcatcttcatttcatgttagtACTTTCTTCGATCGAATTCAAGAGTCGTTGTTCAATCAGTATGTGATTGAGACATTATCAGGTCCGCCTTTGCTGGAAATCCATCGATCTCAAGAAGAAGAGGACAGAACGTTGGCTGAAGTTTGGAAGATACAGAATATGGCGGGGGCCCAGTTGCCACCAGAACTGAGGCCCCCAATTGCTCCTCGATACAGTAGTAAGGGTGCAAGTGCTAATGGTGGGCAAACACCAACACCAAAACCATCAAGAACAGTAAGTATCGCTATCTCTGGTATTTCTGGCCCCTTGTCAAAAAATCAAGATGAACCGAACCAAGGGATATCCATTGATCATTTGCATAAGTTGAATCCCAAGAATATTTCAGCTTGGAATATGAAGAGATTGATTAAAATAGTAAGATATGGGGTAATATCTACGTTGGATGAGCAAATACACGATACCAAAAAAGAAGATGACTCTAGTACCCAGATAAGAAGTGAATATGAGGCCAAACTTGCTGCCAGGAAGATATTCAGAAATGTTGCCAAGCCTAGGTCCAA GTTCATCTATCTGAAGGACTTAAGTTGCTTCTTGCGAGAAGAAGAAGCTTTGAAGACTATGAATCTTGTAGAAGGATCCCCAGACAGAGAGAAGATCAGTAAAGCGTCACTCAAGAACTGGGTG GTGAATGCATTTAGAGAACGAAGAGCTCTAGCTTTGACACTAAATGATACAAAAACAGCAGTTAACAAACTTCATCAGATGGTGAATGTTTTAGTCAGCATCATCATTCTGGTCATCTGCCTTGTGATTTTAGGGATCGCAACCAGCAAGTTCTTGCTCTTCGTCAGCTCTCAAGTAGTTGTTGTGGCATTTGTATTTGGAAACACATGCAAAACCATATTTGAATCCATCATTTTCTTATTCGTGACACATCCCTTTGATGTGGGCGACCGATGTGAGGTTGATGGAGTTCAG atgATTGTTGAAGAGATGAATATTTTAACTACCATCTTTCTGAGATTTGACAACCAAAAGATAATATATCCAAATAGTACTCTTTCAACACGACCTATTGGCAATTACTACCGCAGTCCTGATATGGGAGACACGGTTGATTTTACGGTCCACATTGCTACACCAGCAGAGAAAATTGCTGCTATGAAACAAAGAATAACCAG TTACATTGAGAACAGGAAGGACCATTGGTATCCCTCTCCTTCGGTTGTATTGATGAACCTAGAAGATCTAAACAGGTTGAAACTGTCTGTCTGGATCAGACATAGAATTAACCATCAGGACATGGGAGAGAAATGGCTCAGACGAGCTCAATTGGTTGAGGAGATGGTTAAAATTTTCAAAGAGTTCGACATTGAGTACCGACTGTATCCCATTGACATCAATGTTCGTGGCATGCCTCCCATTACTTCCAATAGGGTTCCCTCAACTTGGCCTACCGCTGGGAATTAA
- the LOC107865835 gene encoding pentatricopeptide repeat-containing protein At2g17033 isoform X2: MISRLLAGYFANSSPQIRNTWLSLYLEISEASWFDWNSKLVADLAALLYKLERFDEAETLVTETVSKLGSRERDFCSFYSQLIHSQSKHKSERGVLDFCTKLKLILFCSSSVYLKQQGYASMVEGFCSIGLPHKAEELMEEMKELGLKLSQFEFRALVYSYGKSGYLRDMERIIVEMESMGFQLDTVSSNMVLNSFGSRNELSEMVSWLQKTEASGVPFSIRTYNSVLNSCPTISLLLQDLKCVPLSLEELMGNLDENEVVLVKILVGSSVLEDTMQWKPSELKLDVHGMHLTSAYVIILQWFHQLQCKLLAENRVLPDEITVVSGAGKHSVVRGESPVKGLIKEILLRSGCPLRIDRKNIGCFVAKGKSFMEWLSNYNDSKHERIS, from the exons ATGATCTCTCGGCTACTCGCCGGTTACTTCGCAAATTCGTCGCCTCAAATTCGAAACACGTGGCTCTCA TTGTATTTGGAAATTAGTGAAGCTTCATGGTTTGATTGGAACTCGAAACTAGTGGCGGATTTGGCTGCATTGCTTTACAAGCTAGAGAGATTTGATGAAGCTGAAACTCTAGTTACCGAAACAGTATCTAAATTGGGAAGTCGAGAACGAGATTTTTGCAGTTTCTACTCTCAATTAATCCATTCACAATCTAAGCACAAATCGGAGAgaggagttttggatttttgtaCAAAATTGAAGCTGATTCTCTTCTGTTCGTCATCTGTTTATTTGAAGCAACAAGGGTACGCTTCAATGGTTGAAGGGTTTTGTTCTATTGGATTACCGCATAAAGCTGAGGAATTGATGGAAGAGATGAAGGAATTAGGACTGAAATTGTCACAGTTTGAATTTAGAGCTTTAGTTTATTCATATGGGAAATCAGGTTACTTAAGAGATATGGAAAGGATTATAGTTGAAATGGAGAGTATGGGATTTCAATTAGATACAGTTAGCTCAAATATGGTGCTTAATTCATTTGGATCTCGCAATGAGCTGTCAGAAATGGTTTCATGGCTCCAAAAAACTGAAGCTTCAGGTGTTCCTTTTTCTATTAGAACTTACAATTCGGTTTTGAATTCGTGCCCCACAATTAGTCTGTTACTGCAAGATCTGAAGTGTGTCCCTCTTTCTCTGGAAGAGTTAATGGGCAATCTGGATGAGAATGAAGTGGTTTTGGTGAAGATATTGGTTGGATCCTCAGTTTTGGAGGATACAATGCAGTGGAAACCTTCAGAATTGAAGCTGGACGTGCATGGGATGCATTTGACCTCTGCTTATGTGATCATATTACAATGGTTTCATCAGCTTCAATGCAAGCTTCTTGCTGAAAATCGTGTTCTTCCAGATGAAATCACAGTGGTGAGTGGAGCAGGAAAACACAGTGTTGTTAGAGGAGAATCCCCTGTGAAAGGGTTGATCAAGGAAATATTACTGCGGAGTGGATGTCCACTCAGGATTGATAGGAAGAACATTGGATGTTTTGTTGCTAAGGGAAAAAGTTTCATGGAGTGGTTATCAAATTATAATGACAGTAAACATGAAAGAATATCCTGA
- the LOC107865835 gene encoding pentatricopeptide repeat-containing protein At2g17033 isoform X1 codes for MIGIILLPAPAPLLSHVLILCNHHQRLGPQCSLSKQGHRFLSTLTATDSDDLSATRRLLRKFVASNSKHVALSTLSHLLSPTTSHHRLCFLALPLYLEISEASWFDWNSKLVADLAALLYKLERFDEAETLVTETVSKLGSRERDFCSFYSQLIHSQSKHKSERGVLDFCTKLKLILFCSSSVYLKQQGYASMVEGFCSIGLPHKAEELMEEMKELGLKLSQFEFRALVYSYGKSGYLRDMERIIVEMESMGFQLDTVSSNMVLNSFGSRNELSEMVSWLQKTEASGVPFSIRTYNSVLNSCPTISLLLQDLKCVPLSLEELMGNLDENEVVLVKILVGSSVLEDTMQWKPSELKLDVHGMHLTSAYVIILQWFHQLQCKLLAENRVLPDEITVVSGAGKHSVVRGESPVKGLIKEILLRSGCPLRIDRKNIGCFVAKGKSFMEWLSNYNDSKHERIS; via the exons ATGATTGGTATTATCCTACTTCCGGCTCCGGCGCCGCTGTTAAGTCACGTGCTAATCCTCTGCAACCACCATCAACGGCTAGGTCCTCAGTGCTCACTGAGCAAACAAGGCCACCGCTTTCTCTCCACCCTTACGGCCACCGACTCCGATGATCTCTCGGCTACTCGCCGGTTACTTCGCAAATTCGTCGCCTCAAATTCGAAACACGTGGCTCTCAGTACTCTATCTCACCTTCTATCTCCTACTACTTCTCATCATCGCCTCTGTTTTCTGGCCCTTCCC TTGTATTTGGAAATTAGTGAAGCTTCATGGTTTGATTGGAACTCGAAACTAGTGGCGGATTTGGCTGCATTGCTTTACAAGCTAGAGAGATTTGATGAAGCTGAAACTCTAGTTACCGAAACAGTATCTAAATTGGGAAGTCGAGAACGAGATTTTTGCAGTTTCTACTCTCAATTAATCCATTCACAATCTAAGCACAAATCGGAGAgaggagttttggatttttgtaCAAAATTGAAGCTGATTCTCTTCTGTTCGTCATCTGTTTATTTGAAGCAACAAGGGTACGCTTCAATGGTTGAAGGGTTTTGTTCTATTGGATTACCGCATAAAGCTGAGGAATTGATGGAAGAGATGAAGGAATTAGGACTGAAATTGTCACAGTTTGAATTTAGAGCTTTAGTTTATTCATATGGGAAATCAGGTTACTTAAGAGATATGGAAAGGATTATAGTTGAAATGGAGAGTATGGGATTTCAATTAGATACAGTTAGCTCAAATATGGTGCTTAATTCATTTGGATCTCGCAATGAGCTGTCAGAAATGGTTTCATGGCTCCAAAAAACTGAAGCTTCAGGTGTTCCTTTTTCTATTAGAACTTACAATTCGGTTTTGAATTCGTGCCCCACAATTAGTCTGTTACTGCAAGATCTGAAGTGTGTCCCTCTTTCTCTGGAAGAGTTAATGGGCAATCTGGATGAGAATGAAGTGGTTTTGGTGAAGATATTGGTTGGATCCTCAGTTTTGGAGGATACAATGCAGTGGAAACCTTCAGAATTGAAGCTGGACGTGCATGGGATGCATTTGACCTCTGCTTATGTGATCATATTACAATGGTTTCATCAGCTTCAATGCAAGCTTCTTGCTGAAAATCGTGTTCTTCCAGATGAAATCACAGTGGTGAGTGGAGCAGGAAAACACAGTGTTGTTAGAGGAGAATCCCCTGTGAAAGGGTTGATCAAGGAAATATTACTGCGGAGTGGATGTCCACTCAGGATTGATAGGAAGAACATTGGATGTTTTGTTGCTAAGGGAAAAAGTTTCATGGAGTGGTTATCAAATTATAATGACAGTAAACATGAAAGAATATCCTGA